In Blastopirellula sp. J2-11, a single genomic region encodes these proteins:
- the folE2 gene encoding GTP cyclohydrolase FolE2, whose protein sequence is MSTDLPSSNTSSANLVDAPAARPFSLDTRTSMLPDVAADAAPIVQGKLNRVGMSGIEVAIRLRDANGDVIRTPARVDAYVSLDDPEVKGIHMSRLYLCLQDSLDDEFGRAQIETILQRFLETHSDISATSYLRFSYELMVRRESLLSDHSAWRSYPVEIEAWSSGGKVTYRVHVRLTYSSACPCSAALARQLLQQQFEEQFFGHHWLSTASVLNWLGSNETLMAVPHSQRSHADITIELDGQRDDLPIDELINCTEGALNTAVQAAVKRTDEQEFARLNGENLMFCEDAARRLKNAVDSMQGIIDYRIQASHFESLHPHDAVAIVTKGVPGGLTA, encoded by the coding sequence ATGTCGACTGATCTCCCTTCGTCCAATACGTCTTCCGCCAACTTGGTGGATGCGCCAGCGGCCAGGCCTTTCTCCTTGGATACGCGCACAAGCATGTTGCCCGATGTCGCCGCCGACGCGGCGCCGATTGTACAAGGCAAGCTAAATCGCGTGGGGATGTCCGGCATTGAAGTTGCGATTCGCCTGCGTGACGCCAACGGCGACGTGATTCGGACGCCGGCTCGCGTTGACGCCTATGTCAGTCTGGACGATCCCGAGGTTAAAGGGATCCATATGTCCCGGCTTTACCTCTGCCTTCAAGATTCGCTCGACGACGAGTTTGGCCGCGCACAGATCGAAACGATCTTGCAACGGTTCCTGGAGACGCATAGCGACATCAGCGCGACCAGCTACCTCCGATTTAGCTACGAGCTCATGGTGCGCCGGGAATCGCTACTGAGCGACCATTCGGCTTGGCGCAGCTATCCGGTCGAGATCGAAGCCTGGTCTAGCGGCGGCAAAGTGACGTATCGCGTGCATGTTCGGCTCACTTATTCCAGCGCCTGTCCCTGTTCGGCGGCGCTGGCGCGTCAACTGTTGCAGCAGCAGTTTGAAGAGCAGTTCTTTGGACATCACTGGCTGTCGACCGCGTCAGTCTTGAACTGGCTCGGCTCGAATGAAACCCTGATGGCGGTGCCGCACAGCCAGCGCAGCCATGCCGATATTACGATCGAACTTGATGGTCAACGCGACGATCTGCCGATCGACGAACTGATTAACTGCACCGAAGGGGCGCTCAACACCGCGGTTCAGGCCGCCGTCAAGCGAACCGACGAACAAGAGTTCGCGCGGTTGAACGGCGAGAACCTGATGTTCTGCGAAGACGCCGCACGACGTTTGAAAAACGCCGTCGATTCGATGCAAGGGATCATCGACTATCGCATCCAGGCGAGCCACTTCGAGAGTCTCCATCCGCACGACGCTGTCGCGATCGTCACCAAGGGAGTTCCCGGCGGATTGACCGCCTAG
- a CDS encoding nucleotide pyrophosphohydrolase has product MTSEASPDITLRSAQADVDEWIRTIGVRYFSELTNLAQLVEEVGELSRIMSRTYGEQSFKEGDRRGELADELADVLFVLICIANQTGVDLTAALEKNLAKKTGRDSERHINNPKLR; this is encoded by the coding sequence ATGACGTCCGAAGCATCCCCAGACATCACCTTGCGATCGGCCCAGGCCGATGTGGACGAGTGGATTCGGACGATCGGCGTGCGCTACTTTTCAGAACTGACAAACTTGGCGCAACTGGTCGAAGAGGTGGGTGAGCTGTCGCGAATCATGTCGCGAACCTACGGCGAGCAAAGCTTCAAAGAAGGGGATCGTCGCGGTGAGCTTGCGGATGAATTGGCCGACGTCCTGTTTGTGCTGATCTGCATCGCCAATCAAACCGGGGTCGATTTGACCGCCGCGCTCGAAAAGAACCTGGCCAAAAAGACGGGCCGCGACTCGGAGCGTCACATCAATAATCCGAAGTTGCGTTGA